A DNA window from Fusobacterium perfoetens ATCC 29250 contains the following coding sequences:
- a CDS encoding sodium:solute symporter — translation MSWHWFNWVVIALYFIGMFMVGVYFAKRTTSTDDYFKAGGRVPAWVTACSIYATALSSISFIAIPASVFRGGWLLGMAPIGIILMVLWAALVFVPFFRRVNVTTAYEYLGKRFDNKFRIIGSLAFILFHIIRMAVVLYLPTLALQQALPSLNPVVLTVGVAVFCVAYTSMGGIEAVLWSDAIQTIVLLLGAFLIIIMGFSAAPEGVGQGFKALSDGGLILNADFFSFDLAKTSLWAMLIGGLVNSIYSYVGSQDIVQRYNTTKNEAEAKKSLFINIPLLLTSIFIFVGMGSALYIFFNFGNKLPETINGNAILPYFVIKYIPTGISGLVLAAIFAAAQSTVSSSLNSVSTCMTADILEQLRPDMSDKQKLNFAKGSSWVVGIISTILAVHFLYAGQGDMFLYFQAITGLLGGPIAGVFLVGIFFDKVNTKAVWVGFIASVLVATYLGNPMGLLTKLIPGYTTPKIFEFLISLIIIGSNVIVSLIASLFTGKPTLENIKGLTYSTVKDMESR, via the coding sequence ATGTCTTGGCATTGGTTTAACTGGGTTGTAATAGCATTATATTTTATTGGTATGTTTATGGTAGGAGTATACTTTGCTAAAAGAACTACTTCTACAGACGATTATTTTAAAGCAGGAGGAAGGGTTCCAGCATGGGTAACAGCTTGTAGTATTTATGCAACAGCACTTTCTTCAATTTCATTTATAGCAATACCTGCTTCTGTATTTAGAGGTGGATGGCTTTTAGGAATGGCACCTATAGGAATTATTTTAATGGTTTTATGGGCAGCTTTAGTATTTGTTCCATTTTTTAGAAGAGTAAATGTAACTACTGCTTATGAATATTTAGGAAAAAGATTTGATAATAAATTTAGAATAATAGGAAGTTTAGCTTTTATATTATTCCATATAATAAGAATGGCAGTTGTATTATATTTACCAACATTAGCTTTACAACAAGCATTACCAAGTCTTAATCCAGTAGTATTAACAGTTGGTGTAGCAGTATTTTGTGTAGCTTATACATCAATGGGAGGAATAGAGGCTGTTTTATGGTCTGATGCAATTCAAACTATAGTATTATTATTAGGAGCATTTTTAATAATAATAATGGGATTTTCTGCTGCTCCAGAAGGTGTAGGACAAGGATTTAAAGCATTATCAGATGGTGGTTTAATTTTAAATGCTGATTTCTTCTCTTTTGATTTAGCAAAAACAAGTTTATGGGCTATGTTAATTGGAGGACTTGTAAACTCAATTTATTCATATGTAGGAAGTCAAGATATAGTTCAAAGATATAATACAACAAAAAATGAAGCTGAAGCTAAGAAAAGTTTATTTATCAATATTCCATTATTATTAACAAGTATATTTATATTTGTTGGAATGGGTTCAGCTCTTTATATATTCTTTAATTTTGGAAATAAATTACCAGAAACAATAAATGGAAACGCAATATTACCTTATTTTGTAATTAAATATATTCCTACAGGAATTTCAGGATTAGTATTAGCAGCTATATTTGCAGCAGCTCAATCAACAGTATCTTCAAGTTTAAACTCTGTATCAACTTGTATGACAGCAGATATCTTAGAACAATTAAGACCTGATATGTCAGACAAACAAAAACTTAACTTTGCAAAAGGTTCAAGTTGGGTAGTAGGAATAATCAGTACAATATTAGCTGTACATTTCTTATATGCTGGTCAAGGAGATATGTTCTTATACTTCCAAGCAATTACAGGATTATTAGGAGGACCAATAGCTGGAGTATTCTTAGTTGGAATCTTCTTTGATAAAGTAAATACAAAAGCTGTTTGGGTAGGATTTATAGCTTCTGTATTAGTAGCTACATATTTAGGAAATCCAATGGGATTACTAACAAAATTAATACCAGGATATACTACTCCAAAAATATTTGAATTCTTAATTTCTTTAATTATAATAGGAAGTAATGTAATAGTTTCATTAATAGCTTCATTATTTACAGGAAAACCAACATTAGAAAATATAAAAGGTTTAACTTATTCAACAGTAAAAGATATGGAATCAAGATAA
- a CDS encoding autotransporter outer membrane beta-barrel domain-containing protein — MKQYNEVEKSLKRYLKTKIKITMATVVGFLIAGTVSMASAGEPQIKDTHIISADGSFEIKDGEIYKAVRTKDGETVTGEYFNNIEIVNNGKIILDTTGQGHDQKNVHGIRAKASEINITNNGDITVTKGDLQAGNSNKAFGIEAITIEDKRDPDNLNKVEYIEGKGGKVVNNGNITVTTKALEAKDDAYGINIQGKNLKAENNGNIKIVGKGHGVHVTYGEFVNTEKGTIDISEATNSTAIYGLKANLKNDGLIQLSLGKDNSTNNKAIENINGTAINTGKIQITDKTADELKDYNLYNLFVGDVKHTGMFTDSEGNMVAKKTDNVLKGENTTDSINQVGKDTGSLVLGKGEKDAIVGGDNPIKLSSLNIAGNVDIKNSTNKRETKIDGTTINLDKSGKLNVTDNSSLTISNGKVNGEKDNTVISIGSGATTNINNVEILGNIDGTGNLVATGTNRIDGVIGSILTIGKTQVPGARTLEVNLGRDKTTVSSTSKFEKNVTINQEGQLVLELGKDNSNALQNSKVTVKGTGTNDIALDTSNISGAGTTINLGNENTFNNVGVTTTDGKDGVYKVDTQLNGKGSADVKVEYNKKLYENDSKLNTINNAVMNSNTFFSQNKEERKSQLLTATESSIYSETVKSSYENVKLSEDTLLGMSRVAKTGEWAANGKALYDKNQYDKAGKYSSEIESSGLLGNLEYGLDDNTSVGFAFSGTKQDVKTNGGTSKGDIFYLGAYSRRNIGNYNFTAGAGYQLGKYDTDNTTAKVSSSDSYKTNSLSAYGQVKYIAKFDGVSFEPKARLGYTYVEQDDVKDAYTRVTEANTSTVDATVGLDLVKEISLDRANLRLVAGTSYTKLFGDTDKEFVGNFGANNISISGANLTENSVNFTLGAEVENESGLFYNVGASYTIGSNNTDNYGANLGIGYRF, encoded by the coding sequence ATGAAACAATACAATGAAGTAGAAAAAAGTTTAAAAAGATATCTTAAAACTAAGATAAAAATTACTATGGCAACAGTAGTAGGATTTTTAATAGCAGGAACAGTATCAATGGCTAGTGCTGGAGAACCACAAATAAAAGATACTCATATAATAAGTGCTGATGGTTCTTTTGAAATTAAAGATGGAGAAATTTATAAAGCAGTTCGTACAAAAGATGGAGAAACAGTAACAGGAGAATATTTTAATAATATTGAGATTGTAAATAATGGAAAAATAATCCTTGATACAACAGGACAAGGACATGACCAAAAAAATGTTCATGGAATTCGTGCTAAAGCTTCTGAAATAAATATTACCAATAATGGAGATATAACAGTAACAAAAGGAGATTTACAAGCAGGAAATTCAAATAAAGCATTTGGAATAGAAGCAATAACAATAGAAGATAAAAGAGACCCTGATAATTTGAATAAAGTAGAATATATTGAAGGAAAAGGTGGAAAAGTAGTTAATAATGGAAATATTACAGTAACTACAAAAGCTCTTGAAGCTAAAGATGATGCTTATGGAATTAATATTCAAGGAAAAAATTTAAAAGCTGAAAATAATGGAAATATTAAAATAGTAGGGAAAGGGCATGGAGTTCATGTTACTTATGGAGAGTTTGTAAATACAGAAAAAGGGACAATAGATATTTCTGAAGCTACAAACAGTACAGCTATATATGGATTAAAAGCTAATTTAAAAAATGATGGATTAATACAATTATCTTTAGGAAAAGATAATTCTACAAATAATAAAGCTATAGAAAATATCAATGGAACAGCTATTAATACAGGAAAAATTCAAATTACAGATAAAACAGCAGATGAGTTAAAAGATTATAATCTATATAATCTATTTGTTGGAGATGTAAAACATACAGGAATGTTTACTGATTCAGAAGGAAATATGGTAGCTAAAAAAACTGACAATGTTTTAAAAGGTGAAAATACAACAGATAGTATCAATCAAGTTGGAAAAGATACAGGTTCTCTAGTATTAGGAAAAGGTGAAAAAGATGCTATAGTAGGAGGAGATAATCCTATTAAATTATCATCTTTAAATATAGCTGGAAATGTTGATATAAAAAATTCAACAAATAAAAGAGAAACTAAGATAGATGGAACTACTATTAATTTAGATAAATCTGGAAAATTAAATGTTACAGATAACTCTTCTTTAACAATTTCTAATGGAAAAGTAAATGGAGAGAAAGATAACACTGTAATTTCTATTGGAAGTGGAGCAACTACTAATATAAATAATGTAGAAATATTAGGAAATATAGATGGAACTGGAAATTTAGTAGCAACAGGAACAAATAGAATAGATGGAGTAATAGGAAGTATTTTAACTATTGGAAAAACTCAAGTTCCTGGAGCTAGAACTTTAGAAGTAAATCTTGGTAGAGATAAAACTACAGTTTCTTCTACTTCAAAATTTGAAAAAAATGTAACTATAAATCAAGAGGGACAATTAGTTCTTGAATTAGGAAAAGATAATTCTAATGCTTTACAAAATTCAAAAGTTACTGTAAAAGGAACAGGAACAAATGATATAGCTTTAGATACTTCTAATATATCAGGAGCAGGTACAACTATTAACTTAGGAAATGAAAATACATTTAATAATGTTGGAGTAACTACTACTGATGGAAAAGATGGAGTTTATAAAGTAGATACTCAATTAAATGGAAAAGGTTCAGCTGATGTAAAAGTTGAATATAATAAGAAATTATATGAAAATGATTCTAAATTAAATACTATTAATAATGCTGTAATGAACTCTAATACTTTCTTCTCACAAAATAAAGAAGAAAGAAAATCTCAATTATTAACAGCTACAGAATCAAGTATCTATTCAGAAACAGTAAAATCTTCTTATGAAAATGTAAAATTATCAGAAGATACTTTATTAGGAATGTCAAGAGTGGCTAAAACTGGAGAATGGGCAGCTAATGGTAAAGCTTTATATGATAAAAATCAATATGATAAAGCAGGAAAATACTCATCAGAAATTGAATCTTCAGGATTATTAGGTAATTTAGAGTATGGATTAGATGACAATACATCAGTAGGATTTGCTTTCTCTGGAACAAAACAAGATGTAAAAACTAATGGTGGAACTTCTAAAGGAGATATATTCTATTTAGGAGCTTATTCAAGAAGAAATATTGGAAATTATAACTTTACTGCTGGAGCTGGATATCAATTAGGAAAATATGATACAGATAATACAACAGCTAAAGTTTCTTCAAGTGATTCATATAAAACAAACTCATTATCAGCTTATGGACAAGTAAAATATATAGCTAAATTTGATGGAGTATCTTTTGAACCAAAAGCAAGATTAGGATATACTTATGTAGAACAAGATGATGTAAAAGATGCTTATACTAGAGTAACTGAAGCTAATACTTCTACAGTAGATGCTACAGTAGGATTAGATTTAGTAAAAGAAATATCATTAGATAGAGCTAATTTAAGATTAGTAGCTGGAACAAGCTATACAAAATTATTTGGAGATACAGATAAAGAATTTGTTGGAAACTTTGGAGCTAATAATATTTCAATTTCTGGAGCTAACTTAACAGAAAACTCTGTAAACTTCACATTAGGAGCTGAAGTAGAAAATGAATCTGGATTATTCTATAATGTAGGAGCTTCTTATACTATAGGAAGCAATAATACAGATAATTATGGAGCAAATTTAGGAATAGGATACAGATTCTAA
- a CDS encoding gamma-glutamyl-gamma-aminobutyrate hydrolase family protein, whose translation MKKFRTLIISIIALFTLILSGCTSFKTKEAPTKDPVKVGISWDRDYEKDIPEDTIAYIESVKKAGGVPVLLPQLKTEEDALKALKTVDAVILTGGEDINPVYYGEKPHKKLETLKDDRDVSDILLLKTALKEDYPILGTCRGMQLLNVVLGGTLYQDLPTEYISDLKHRDPKKVDFVFHDCKVTDKNSKLYNMLQLEDLTVNSWHHQAVERLGKGLKVVATSSDGMIEGVELDEATFVVGVQFHPEWHVYGNDDKFLPIFQTLVEYGAKNRDKRN comes from the coding sequence ATGAAAAAATTTAGAACTTTAATAATCAGTATCATTGCTTTGTTTACTCTTATTCTTTCTGGATGTACAAGTTTCAAAACTAAAGAAGCTCCTACTAAAGACCCTGTTAAAGTAGGTATCTCTTGGGATAGAGATTATGAAAAAGATATCCCAGAAGATACTATTGCTTATATAGAGTCAGTTAAAAAAGCTGGAGGTGTTCCTGTTTTATTACCTCAATTAAAAACTGAAGAAGATGCTTTAAAAGCTCTTAAAACAGTTGACGCTGTTATTTTAACTGGTGGAGAAGATATAAACCCTGTTTATTATGGAGAAAAACCTCATAAAAAACTTGAAACTTTAAAAGATGATAGAGACGTATCTGATATCTTATTATTAAAAACTGCTTTAAAAGAAGACTACCCTATTTTAGGTACTTGCCGTGGAATGCAACTTCTTAATGTAGTTCTTGGTGGAACTTTATATCAAGATTTACCAACTGAATACATTTCTGATTTAAAACATAGAGATCCTAAAAAAGTAGATTTCGTTTTCCATGATTGTAAAGTAACTGATAAAAATTCTAAACTTTATAATATGTTACAACTAGAAGATTTAACTGTTAACTCTTGGCATCACCAAGCTGTTGAAAGATTAGGAAAAGGATTAAAAGTAGTTGCTACTTCTTCTGACGGAATGATAGAAGGTGTAGAATTAGATGAGGCTACTTTCGTTGTTGGAGTTCAATTCCACCCTGAATGGCATGTTTATGGAAACGACGATAAATTCTTACCTATATTCCAAACTCTTGTAGAATATGGAGCAAAAAATAGAGATAAAAGAAATTAA
- a CDS encoding helix-turn-helix domain-containing protein — protein sequence MSINRKNLDILEELAEKKKLPLSYFSEKYQVSERNIRYSIENLNFYLLKSSLHEIFLKKGELEWICSKEELKNFIKNININNYIFSKEERENYILISYLFSDSVKIANIEKYLKVSRPTIKKDLISLNKYLKEFELEFIRKENNILIEGKEKKLRHLKLLKLLEYIEVKDGKIEFIPKIYITEREEIEFIKKYLENIDISQFWEIILDIEKELNVKFDEKFKTLMYLYLIPTMERIKKNNIIIKKDNSEFLRNLSDYKIIRRILTKIIPENLDYEFLHLTEYFISGYYSSDFSENISIVNKFIEEFCKKISQSLNFNFVESEEYKQEILRYLLPAVYRIKNNFFLIKNHEKYSGNNKIYENVKKAVLECNCILKEPFREDEIVFLAKTSEKYIEIKKSEKISLKKLISIINENKNILESEQFIDTLLLTFGDKIEDDR from the coding sequence ATGAGTATAAATAGAAAAAATTTAGATATATTAGAAGAACTAGCAGAAAAGAAAAAACTACCTTTATCATATTTTTCAGAAAAATATCAAGTAAGTGAGAGAAATATAAGATATAGCATAGAAAATCTTAACTTCTACTTATTAAAATCCTCTCTTCATGAAATATTTTTAAAAAAAGGTGAATTAGAATGGATATGTTCTAAGGAAGAATTAAAAAATTTTATAAAAAATATTAATATAAATAACTATATTTTTTCAAAAGAAGAGAGGGAAAACTATATTTTAATAAGTTATCTTTTTTCAGATAGTGTAAAGATAGCAAATATAGAAAAGTATTTAAAAGTAAGTCGTCCTACTATAAAAAAAGATTTAATATCTCTAAATAAATATTTAAAAGAATTTGAATTAGAATTTATAAGAAAAGAGAATAATATTTTAATAGAGGGAAAAGAAAAAAAATTAAGACATTTAAAACTTTTAAAACTTTTAGAATATATAGAAGTAAAAGATGGAAAGATTGAATTTATACCTAAGATTTATATTACCGAAAGAGAAGAAATTGAATTTATAAAAAAATATTTAGAGAATATAGATATTTCACAATTTTGGGAAATAATTTTAGATATAGAAAAAGAGCTTAATGTAAAGTTTGATGAAAAATTTAAAACACTTATGTACCTTTATTTAATACCTACAATGGAAAGAATAAAGAAAAATAATATTATAATAAAGAAAGATAATAGCGAGTTTTTAAGAAATCTTAGTGACTATAAAATTATAAGAAGAATACTTACTAAGATTATTCCAGAAAATTTAGATTATGAATTTTTACATTTGACTGAATATTTTATAAGTGGGTACTATTCAAGTGATTTTTCGGAAAATATTTCAATAGTTAATAAATTTATAGAGGAATTTTGTAAAAAAATTTCTCAATCTCTTAATTTTAATTTTGTAGAATCAGAAGAATATAAACAAGAAATATTAAGATATTTATTACCAGCTGTATATCGTATAAAAAATAATTTCTTTTTAATAAAAAATCATGAAAAATATAGTGGAAATAATAAAATATATGAAAATGTAAAAAAAGCAGTATTAGAATGTAATTGTATATTAAAAGAGCCTTTTAGAGAAGATGAAATAGTTTTTCTTGCAAAAACAAGTGAAAAATATATTGAAATAAAAAAATCAGAGAAAATTTCATTAAAAAAATTAATTTCAATAATCAATGAAAATAAAAATATCCTAGAAAGTGAGCAATTTATAGATACTCTTTTATTAACCTTTGGAGATAAAATAGAAGATGATAGATAA
- the malX gene encoding maltose/glucose-specific PTS transporter subunit IIBC has product MSKKVGFWEFFQGLGKTFMLPVSLLAACGIMLGIGSSFASSVTAEILPFLKIPVIKLFFEFMSTIGSFAFSNLPMMFAMAIPLGLARQDKGVAAFSGFVGFIMASMTANFFLKVTGTLATPENMKAAGQAMVYGIQSVDVGVLGGVIIGVIVYKIHDRYCEIKLPDALAFFGGSRFVPIATAVVVGVVGIVIPLIWPFFNGIIIKIGELIGKAGVFGPLVFGAGEGILRPFGLHHILVAMIRFTSAGGEAVVNGETVYGALSIFYKEFANGVLDPNVTRFLSQGKMPSYLFGLPAVALAIYHTARPENRKKIKGLLASGVVACMVGGITEPLEFIFLFLSPVLYLFHCIMVGLGFMTMGILKVAIGNTDGNIIDFIVFGVLQGFRTKWYLVIPVGIIWFIIYYVVFKYAIVKFDLKTPGREVITDESNVKLGGYDAERLLKALGGKENIVSLDNCITRLRLVLNDTSIINEEEIKATGAIAVVKLDASNLQVIIGPQVHVVKNKLDKLIK; this is encoded by the coding sequence ATGAGCAAAAAAGTTGGATTTTGGGAGTTTTTCCAAGGGCTAGGAAAAACATTTATGTTACCTGTATCTTTATTAGCTGCATGTGGTATCATGCTTGGAATTGGTAGTTCTTTTGCTAGTTCAGTAACAGCTGAGATTTTACCTTTCTTAAAAATTCCTGTAATAAAATTATTCTTTGAATTTATGTCTACTATTGGTTCTTTTGCTTTTTCAAATTTACCAATGATGTTTGCTATGGCAATCCCATTAGGTCTAGCAAGACAAGATAAAGGAGTGGCTGCCTTTTCTGGATTTGTAGGATTTATAATGGCTAGTATGACAGCAAACTTCTTCTTAAAAGTAACAGGAACTTTGGCTACTCCTGAAAATATGAAAGCAGCTGGACAAGCTATGGTTTATGGAATCCAAAGTGTTGATGTTGGAGTTTTAGGTGGAGTTATAATCGGGGTTATCGTTTATAAAATTCACGACAGATATTGTGAAATAAAATTACCTGACGCTTTAGCTTTCTTTGGTGGTTCAAGATTTGTACCTATTGCTACTGCAGTAGTAGTTGGAGTTGTTGGAATAGTAATACCTTTAATTTGGCCTTTCTTTAATGGAATTATCATTAAAATTGGAGAACTTATTGGAAAAGCTGGAGTATTTGGACCATTAGTATTTGGAGCTGGAGAAGGAATCTTAAGACCATTTGGATTACACCATATCTTAGTTGCTATGATAAGATTTACATCAGCTGGAGGAGAGGCTGTTGTTAATGGTGAAACAGTTTATGGAGCTTTAAGTATATTCTATAAAGAGTTTGCTAATGGAGTATTAGACCCTAATGTAACAAGATTTTTATCACAAGGTAAAATGCCTTCATATTTATTTGGATTACCAGCTGTAGCTTTAGCTATATATCACACAGCTAGACCAGAAAATAGAAAGAAAATAAAAGGACTTTTAGCTTCTGGAGTAGTAGCTTGTATGGTTGGAGGAATTACTGAGCCATTAGAATTTATATTCTTATTCTTATCACCTGTTTTATATCTTTTCCACTGTATAATGGTTGGACTTGGATTTATGACAATGGGAATTTTAAAAGTAGCTATTGGAAACACAGATGGAAACATAATTGACTTTATAGTATTTGGAGTTTTACAAGGATTTAGAACAAAATGGTATCTTGTAATTCCTGTGGGAATTATTTGGTTTATAATTTACTATGTAGTATTCAAATATGCTATAGTTAAATTTGATTTAAAAACTCCAGGAAGAGAAGTTATTACAGATGAATCTAATGTTAAATTAGGTGGATATGACGCTGAAAGACTTTTAAAAGCTTTAGGTGGAAAAGAAAATATAGTTTCTTTAGATAACTGTATTACAAGATTAAGACTTGTTTTAAATGATACAAGTATTATAAATGAAGAGGAAATAAAAGCAACAGGAGCTATAGCTGTAGTAAAACTAGATGCTAGTAACTTACAAGTTATAATTGGACCTCAAGTACATGTTGTAAAAAATAAATTAGATAAACTTATAAAGTAG
- a CDS encoding MalY/PatB family protein, whose amino-acid sequence MNFDTVIDRKGTYCTQWDFVKDRFGKEGLLPFTISDMDLESSKEIIEALIKRVNHGVFGYSRWNHEDFKNSIEFWYNTRFNYQIDKEWILYAPSVIYAISKFIKMKSNVGDGVLINTPGYDGFFKVIADNDRKIISSPLVKNGNNYEIDFEDFEEKCKTCKIFLMCSPHNPVGKVWSVEELKKIISICKKYNVFIISDEIHMDIVYSGKHIPVLEVAGDYIDNIVLCTAASKTFNIPALGGAYLFCTTAKDRDEYLRILKNRDALSSPSILGIIGTITAYNQCGYWVDELLKYTKSNIEFVKDYLEKNIPELSCDIPDGCYFAWIDFSKLNISSEEFQKALIDVGNVAIMPGLTYGEAGRFFLRLNVGCSLEKVKDGLSRMKIAVDSLKR is encoded by the coding sequence ATGAATTTTGATACTGTCATTGATAGAAAAGGGACATATTGCACACAATGGGATTTTGTAAAAGATAGATTTGGAAAAGAAGGGCTATTACCTTTTACTATTTCAGATATGGATTTAGAATCTTCAAAGGAAATAATAGAAGCCCTTATAAAAAGAGTTAATCACGGAGTTTTTGGATATAGTAGATGGAATCATGAGGACTTTAAAAATTCAATAGAATTTTGGTATAATACAAGATTTAATTATCAAATAGATAAAGAATGGATATTATATGCTCCAAGTGTAATCTATGCTATTTCAAAATTTATAAAAATGAAATCAAATGTAGGAGATGGTGTCCTTATAAATACACCTGGATATGATGGATTTTTTAAAGTGATTGCTGATAATGATAGAAAAATAATATCATCTCCACTTGTAAAAAATGGAAACAATTATGAGATTGATTTTGAAGATTTTGAAGAAAAATGTAAAACTTGTAAAATTTTCTTAATGTGTAGTCCTCATAATCCTGTTGGAAAGGTTTGGAGTGTTGAGGAACTAAAGAAAATCATCTCTATTTGTAAAAAATATAATGTCTTTATAATCTCTGACGAAATTCACATGGATATTGTTTATAGTGGAAAACACATACCAGTGTTAGAAGTAGCAGGAGATTACATAGATAATATTGTACTATGTACAGCAGCATCAAAAACTTTTAATATTCCAGCTTTGGGAGGAGCTTATCTTTTCTGTACTACGGCTAAAGACAGAGATGAGTATTTAAGAATATTAAAAAATAGAGATGCTTTATCTTCACCATCTATTCTTGGAATAATAGGTACAATTACAGCCTATAATCAATGTGGTTACTGGGTAGATGAGCTTTTGAAATATACAAAATCAAATATTGAATTTGTAAAAGATTATTTAGAAAAAAATATTCCAGAGTTAAGTTGTGATATTCCTGATGGGTGTTACTTTGCTTGGATTGATTTTTCAAAATTAAATATATCTAGTGAAGAATTTCAAAAAGCTTTGATAGATGTAGGAAATGTAGCTATAATGCCTGGATTGACTTATGGTGAAGCTGGAAGATTTTTCTTGAGATTAAATGTTGGATGTTCTCTTGAAAAAGTAAAAGATGGATTGAGTAGAATGAAAATTGCAGTTGATTCTTTAAAAAGATAG